A single window of Nicotiana tomentosiformis chromosome 1, ASM39032v3, whole genome shotgun sequence DNA harbors:
- the LOC104100222 gene encoding uncharacterized protein, translating into MDPCPFVRIVIGSLALKFPAESKPPPTATFDCKIKLKGFLTHSTTIPAFIQEKDAILDNRIHACFNFSKSELMKLVEKSNNRGKPCSLKIEIYEDNMGFGCFNGGRLLGSVLVPLDLKSLENIGHRGVIIQNGWVSVGGSSTAELNLNVRAEPDPRFVFQFDGEPECSPQVFQVNGKNKQPVFTCKFSFRNSSDRNLRSRSSLSEPSTSTSCFSSDKERPVKERKGWSITVHDLSGSPVAAASMVTPFVPSQGSDRVSKSNPGSWLILRPGDNTWKPWGRLEAWRESNGELGYRFEIIPDGATDAITLVNSTISTKKGGKIGIDIVNGATPLSSPNSSFDLSSGSGSGSDFGSQPGSGSWAHLLYRGFVMSSTVGGDGKCSKPEVEVGVQHVSCAEDAAAFVALAAAMDLSMDACRSFSQKLRKELRQQDQELW; encoded by the exons ATGGATCCATGTCCTTTCGTGCGTATTGTGATCGGAAGTTTAGCCTTAAAGTTCCCGGCTGAATCGAAACCACCACCCACTGCGACTTTTGACTGTAAAATCAAGCTTAAAGGTTTCTTGACACATAGTACAACAATCCCAGCGTTTATTCAAGAAAAAGATGCAATCTTGGACAACAGAATCCATGCTTGTTTTAACTTCAGTAAGTCAGAGCTTATGAAACTCGTTGAGAAATCGAATAATAGAGGAAAACCCTGTAGTTTAAAGATTGAAATATATGAGGATAATATGGGTTTTGGGTGTTTCAACGGTGGAAGGCTATTGGGGAGTGTTTTGGTGCCATTGGATTTGAAGAGTTTGGAGAATATTGGGCATAGAGGTGTTATTATTCAGAATGGGTGGGTTTCTGTTGGTGGGTCGTCTACTGCAGAATTGAATTTGAACGTTAGAGCTGAACCTGACCCAAGATTTGTTTTTCAGTTTGATGGAGAACCTGAGTGTAGTCCACAAGTTTTTCAGGTCAATGGCAAAAACAAGCAACCGGTTTTTACTTGCAAGTTCAGTTTCAGAAACTCCAGTGACCGGAACTTGAGATCCAG ATCGTCACTATCAGAACCAAGTACATCAACAAGCTGTTTTAGTTCTGATAAAGAGAGACCCGTAAAAGAACGAAAAGGATGGTCAATTACAGTCCATGATCTATCAGGTTCACCCGTTGCAGCAGCATCAATGGTGACCCCATTCGTCCCATCACAAGGTTCGGATCGGGTCAGCAAGTCAAATCCCGGATCCTGGCTCATACTCCGACCCGGTGACAACACGTGGAAGCCATGGGGCCGCCTCGAAGCGTGGCGAGAAAGCAACGGCGAGCTCGGCTACCGCTTCGAGATCATTCCCGACGGAGCCACCGACGCCATTACATTAGTCAATTCTACAATCAGCACAAAAAAGGGTGGCAAAATCGGCATAGACATTGTCAACGGAGCGACCCCGTTGAGTAGCCCGAACAGCAGCTTCGACTTAAGTTCAGGGTCAGGATCCGGGTCGGACTTCGGGTCACAACCCGGATCAGGATCATGGGCGCATCTGCTGTACAGAGGGTTTGTGATGTCGTCGACGGTAGGAGGTGACGGAAAATGCAGCAAACCGGAGGTGGAAGTAGGGGTGCAGCACGTGAGCTGTGCGGAGGATGCTGCGGCTTTTGTGGCGTTGGCAGCTGCCATGGATCTAAGTATGGATGCTTGTCGGTCATTTTCTCAGAAGCTTCGGAAAGAATTGAGGCAGCAAGATCAAGAATTATGGTGA